One genomic segment of Nocardioides cavernaquae includes these proteins:
- a CDS encoding glycoside hydrolase family 13 protein — protein MSLLDQPHHDGSPLYVGTETPLLGDMVSVRVRTHPSDPVEEIWIRTTKDAEPTFHPCTIVERNESAIWWEGEVPVLNPECHYRFLLRRRDTHDWLTGAGVFDHDVPDAFDFRLTTHEPGPDWGRDGVVYQVFPDRFARSKAADERPTPDWAVPEPWDAPVVFDGTDSRTWLQLFGGDLDGLTDHLDHVATVGADIVYTTPVFPAESNHRYNASTFDEVDPLLGGDAAYTRLIDASHKRGWKVLGDLTTNHTGDTHEWFLRARSTGPEKDWFFFHDDGTYETWMGHDSLPKLDHSQPALRSAFTEGGDSVVAHWLDFGLDGWRIDVANMTGRLGATDLNHGVARTVRATATDRRDDALVIGEHNHDASVDLPGDGWHGSMNYAGFSWPVWEWLVSPTTAARPFGMPVPIPRRSGTQVVNSIRQWHGRLGFRNLQWSWNILGSHDSARIRTITGSGAQQRVAAGLQFALPGVPMVFAGDEIGLEGTMGEDSRRTMPWDRRDTWDEETLDQYAALAALRREHTALRRGGLRWVHADEDTLAFLREHPDGNVLVVARRAAGPELRLPLAQLFTESSAQVDASATGPRTRLGAAARVDSNELVIPASDGPAFSLHA, from the coding sequence ATGAGCCTGCTGGACCAGCCCCACCACGACGGTTCGCCCCTGTACGTCGGCACGGAGACCCCGCTGCTCGGCGACATGGTGAGCGTCCGCGTACGCACGCATCCGAGCGACCCGGTCGAGGAGATCTGGATCCGCACGACCAAGGATGCCGAGCCGACCTTCCACCCCTGCACGATCGTCGAGCGAAACGAAAGCGCGATCTGGTGGGAGGGCGAGGTGCCGGTCCTGAACCCGGAGTGCCACTACCGCTTCCTGCTCCGCCGTCGCGACACCCACGACTGGCTCACGGGCGCGGGAGTGTTCGACCACGATGTGCCGGACGCGTTCGACTTCCGGCTGACCACGCACGAGCCCGGTCCCGACTGGGGTCGCGACGGCGTCGTCTACCAGGTCTTCCCGGACCGCTTCGCCCGCAGCAAGGCGGCCGATGAGCGGCCCACCCCGGACTGGGCGGTCCCGGAGCCGTGGGACGCCCCCGTCGTCTTCGACGGCACCGACTCGCGCACATGGCTGCAGCTCTTCGGCGGCGACCTCGACGGGCTGACCGACCACCTCGACCACGTCGCCACCGTCGGTGCCGACATCGTCTACACGACGCCGGTCTTCCCGGCGGAGTCCAACCACCGCTACAACGCCAGCACGTTCGACGAGGTCGACCCTCTCCTCGGCGGGGACGCGGCGTACACGCGGTTGATCGACGCCTCGCACAAGCGTGGCTGGAAGGTGCTCGGCGACCTGACCACCAACCACACCGGCGACACCCACGAGTGGTTCCTCCGCGCCCGGAGCACCGGCCCCGAGAAGGACTGGTTCTTCTTCCACGACGACGGAACCTATGAGACCTGGATGGGCCACGACAGCCTGCCCAAGCTCGACCACTCGCAGCCCGCGCTCCGCAGTGCCTTCACCGAGGGCGGCGACTCGGTGGTCGCACACTGGCTCGACTTCGGGCTCGACGGCTGGCGCATCGACGTCGCCAACATGACCGGCCGCCTCGGCGCGACCGACCTCAACCACGGGGTCGCCCGGACCGTGCGCGCCACCGCCACAGACCGCCGCGACGACGCCCTCGTCATCGGCGAGCACAACCACGACGCGTCGGTCGACCTGCCGGGTGACGGCTGGCACGGCTCGATGAACTACGCCGGATTCTCGTGGCCGGTGTGGGAGTGGCTGGTGTCCCCCACGACGGCCGCGAGGCCGTTCGGCATGCCTGTCCCCATCCCACGCCGCAGCGGCACGCAGGTGGTCAACAGCATCCGCCAGTGGCACGGGCGCCTCGGCTTCCGCAACCTCCAGTGGTCGTGGAACATCCTGGGCTCACACGACTCCGCACGCATCCGCACCATCACCGGATCCGGCGCGCAGCAGCGGGTGGCCGCCGGACTTCAGTTCGCCCTCCCCGGTGTGCCCATGGTCTTCGCCGGCGACGAGATCGGCCTCGAGGGCACGATGGGCGAGGACTCGCGCCGCACGATGCCCTGGGACCGTCGCGACACCTGGGACGAAGAGACCCTCGACCAGTACGCCGCGCTGGCGGCGCTGCGGCGCGAGCACACGGCGCTGCGGCGCGGTGGACTGCGCTGGGTGCACGCCGATGAGGACACGCTGGCCTTCCTGCGCGAGCACCCCGACGGCAACGTGCTGGTGGTGGCCCGCAGGGCTGCCGGGCCGGAGCTGCGGCTGCCGCTGGCTCAGCTCTTCACGGAGTCGAGTGCGCAGGTGGATGCATCCGCCACAGGACCGCGCACTCGACTCGGCGCGGCGGCCCGGGTGGACAGCAACGAGCTCGTGATCCCGGCGAGCGACGGTCCGGCGTTCTCGCTCCACGCCTGA
- a CDS encoding dioxygenase, with protein sequence MTAPAMPALYIGHGAPPLLDDPLWSGQLAAWAKDLPRPKAILIVSAHWESAPISLTASGAPLVYDFGGFDPRYYRMTYETPDASWLANRIVSSMPDGLSVHQHASRGLDHGAWVPLKIMYPDADIPVLQMSLPTQDPYQLLGLGQRLRELRDEGVLIIGSGFMTHGLPFLRDFSLDARAPGWSSDFDAWAGEALARGDVDELAAYKSKAPGMPYAHPTVEHYTPLFITLGAATDPTTPGEQKIDGFWMGLAKRSLQVA encoded by the coding sequence ATGACTGCTCCTGCGATGCCCGCCCTCTACATCGGTCACGGTGCCCCGCCCCTGCTCGACGACCCGCTGTGGTCGGGGCAGCTCGCCGCATGGGCCAAGGACCTTCCACGCCCGAAGGCGATCCTGATCGTCAGCGCGCACTGGGAGTCGGCGCCGATCTCGCTCACCGCGAGCGGCGCTCCCCTGGTCTACGACTTCGGCGGCTTCGACCCGCGCTACTACCGGATGACCTACGAGACGCCCGATGCCTCGTGGCTGGCGAACCGCATCGTGTCGTCGATGCCGGACGGTCTCTCCGTGCATCAGCACGCGTCGCGTGGCCTCGATCATGGTGCCTGGGTCCCACTCAAGATCATGTATCCCGACGCCGACATCCCGGTTCTTCAGATGTCGCTGCCGACCCAGGACCCGTATCAGCTGCTCGGCCTCGGCCAGCGCCTGCGCGAGCTCCGCGACGAGGGCGTGCTGATCATCGGATCGGGCTTCATGACGCACGGCCTCCCGTTCCTGCGCGACTTCAGCCTCGATGCTCGTGCACCGGGATGGTCGTCGGACTTCGATGCCTGGGCCGGCGAGGCGCTCGCGCGCGGCGACGTCGACGAGCTCGCGGCGTACAAGTCGAAGGCGCCGGGCATGCCCTACGCCCACCCGACCGTCGAGCACTACACGCCGCTGTTCATCACCCTCGGCGCCGCCACCGATCCGACCACTCCCGGTGAGCAGAAGATCGACGGGTTCTGGATGGGTCTGGCCAAGCGGAGCCTGCAGGTCGCCTGA
- a CDS encoding metallophosphoesterase — MIRRVLGLVVVWLVFALGIGLAVFVTSSTRTTVAGHDAEVRPTLDGWVTVRTGAVLPDLRVRTDHRLGVELTLGKTQVNSVEDLVDRYALLAADPDAQVARVRWAVRGLAGEAALRGGLAASVAIAFWALVGRSRRRELVHLGGSHHRWVAVGVAGALGASLVAWQPWRQPDPLFITAEDWQPLGEYAGPEVSIPKELADAEITSSSVTDATRRLLLSALDSYQHAQAFYDDAASAAADLSVRQPADGETVALLVSDRHDNIGMDRVARAIGDAAGATAVLDAGDDTSTGQAWETFSLDSLAATFKDLDRWVAVGNHDNGGFVRDYLKDHGWQVATRTVVDGPGGSTLLALDDPRSSGLGRWRDPVSGTVAESADEVAEIACASDVRVGTLLVHDANAGAEALRRGCVDLVVAGHVHVASDPSAVVGVGGTIGWTHTTGTAGGAAYAIAVGSKLRRAAAVSLITYADGRPAGVQIVTLETTGRFRVGDYTPLEYDAVRGPR; from the coding sequence ATGATCCGTCGCGTGCTCGGCCTCGTCGTGGTGTGGCTGGTGTTTGCCCTGGGGATCGGGCTGGCGGTCTTCGTGACCAGCTCGACGCGAACGACGGTCGCGGGCCACGACGCCGAGGTGCGCCCGACCCTGGACGGCTGGGTGACCGTGCGGACGGGAGCGGTGCTCCCGGACCTGCGGGTGCGCACGGACCACCGCCTCGGGGTCGAGCTCACCCTGGGCAAGACGCAGGTCAACTCCGTCGAGGACCTGGTCGACCGCTATGCGCTCCTCGCGGCCGACCCCGATGCCCAGGTCGCCCGGGTCAGGTGGGCCGTCCGCGGCCTCGCCGGGGAGGCCGCGCTGCGCGGAGGGCTTGCGGCATCCGTCGCGATCGCCTTCTGGGCGCTGGTGGGACGGTCGCGGCGGCGCGAGCTGGTCCACCTCGGCGGCAGTCATCATCGGTGGGTTGCTGTCGGTGTGGCCGGGGCCCTCGGTGCCAGCCTTGTTGCCTGGCAGCCCTGGCGACAGCCCGACCCGCTGTTCATCACCGCAGAGGACTGGCAGCCCCTCGGTGAGTACGCCGGCCCGGAGGTCTCGATCCCGAAGGAGCTGGCCGACGCCGAGATCACCAGCAGCTCGGTCACCGATGCCACCCGGCGGCTCCTGCTCAGTGCCCTGGACAGCTACCAGCACGCCCAGGCCTTCTACGACGACGCAGCGTCGGCGGCGGCGGACCTCTCCGTCCGTCAGCCCGCGGACGGGGAGACCGTGGCATTGCTGGTCAGCGACCGCCACGACAACATCGGCATGGATCGCGTGGCCCGTGCGATCGGCGACGCTGCCGGGGCAACCGCTGTGCTCGACGCGGGTGACGACACCTCGACCGGACAGGCGTGGGAGACGTTCAGCCTGGACTCGCTTGCGGCGACCTTCAAGGACCTCGACCGCTGGGTGGCCGTGGGCAACCATGACAACGGCGGCTTCGTCCGCGACTACCTGAAGGACCACGGGTGGCAGGTGGCGACCCGCACGGTGGTCGACGGCCCGGGCGGCTCGACGCTCCTCGCCCTCGACGACCCGCGCTCCAGTGGCCTCGGGCGATGGCGCGATCCGGTCAGCGGCACCGTCGCCGAGTCAGCGGACGAGGTCGCCGAGATCGCGTGCGCCAGCGATGTGCGGGTCGGGACGCTTCTCGTCCACGACGCGAACGCCGGTGCCGAGGCACTCCGACGGGGATGCGTCGACCTCGTGGTGGCCGGTCACGTGCACGTCGCATCGGACCCGTCGGCGGTGGTCGGGGTCGGCGGCACCATCGGCTGGACGCACACCACAGGCACGGCCGGGGGCGCGGCGTACGCGATCGCGGTCGGCAGCAAGCTGCGTCGGGCCGCGGCGGTCAGCCTCATCACCTACGCCGATGGCCGGCCGGCCGGCGTCCAGATCGTCACCCTCGAGACCACCGGACGGTTCCGCGTCGGGGACTACACGCCGCTGGAGTACGACGCGGTGCGGGGTCCGCGCTGA
- a CDS encoding FMN-binding glutamate synthase family protein — MKWKALIAVGAAGVGAVAARDLTQKSHALQRNFPVLAHARYWIENIGPELRQYIISGDDEERPFSRDQRRWVYSSAKLQNNYFGFGTGNDVENTMGYPIIKHRTFSDVAPSTAIHSGEEVGVPSAKILGGPRDRKHAFRPKSIVNISAMSFGSLSGAAVEALNKGAAQAGVLHNTGEGALSPHHRHGGDIVFQIGTSYFGCRDDDGKFNIERLKEVVQTAPVKAIEIKLSQGAKPGLGGMLPAAKISEEIAAIRGIPMEQDCSSPSRHTEFTDVDSLLDFVELVASETGLPVGIKSAVGHMDFWESLLELSGPGRNVDFITIDGGEGGTGAAPLVFTDSVSLPYRLGFTSVYRLWAEAGRTDELTFIGSAKLGIPENAIVAFALGADMVNTARGAMLALGCIQAQKCHTDHCPTGVATQNPWLTHGLDPTDKSVRVANYLKTMRRDLLKVSEACGVAHPGLLTVDDIDIVNGVRSKRPLGDVYDYKPGWGMPSEAIQREISDIMRPRLPVDKAAPTT, encoded by the coding sequence ATGAAGTGGAAAGCGTTGATCGCTGTCGGAGCCGCAGGCGTCGGGGCCGTGGCCGCACGCGACCTGACCCAGAAGTCCCACGCCCTGCAGCGGAACTTCCCGGTGCTCGCACACGCCCGCTACTGGATCGAGAACATCGGCCCCGAGCTGCGGCAGTACATCATCAGCGGCGACGACGAGGAGCGGCCGTTCAGCCGCGACCAGCGGCGCTGGGTCTACTCGTCGGCGAAGCTGCAGAACAACTACTTCGGCTTCGGCACGGGCAACGACGTCGAGAACACCATGGGCTACCCGATCATCAAGCACCGCACTTTCTCGGACGTGGCGCCATCGACGGCAATCCACTCGGGTGAGGAGGTGGGAGTCCCGTCGGCCAAGATCCTGGGTGGCCCCCGGGACCGCAAGCACGCGTTCCGGCCCAAGTCGATCGTCAACATCTCGGCGATGAGCTTCGGGTCGCTGTCGGGAGCGGCCGTCGAGGCGCTCAACAAGGGCGCAGCGCAGGCCGGGGTGCTCCACAACACCGGTGAGGGCGCGCTCTCGCCCCACCACCGCCACGGCGGTGACATCGTCTTCCAGATCGGCACGTCCTACTTCGGCTGCCGCGACGACGACGGCAAGTTCAACATCGAGCGCCTCAAGGAGGTCGTCCAGACCGCGCCCGTCAAGGCGATCGAGATCAAGCTGAGCCAGGGCGCGAAGCCCGGTCTGGGCGGCATGCTGCCGGCGGCCAAGATCAGCGAGGAGATCGCCGCGATCCGCGGCATCCCGATGGAGCAGGACTGCTCCAGCCCGTCGCGGCACACCGAGTTCACCGACGTGGACAGCCTGCTCGACTTCGTCGAGCTGGTCGCCTCCGAGACCGGGCTCCCGGTCGGGATCAAGTCGGCGGTCGGGCACATGGACTTCTGGGAGTCCCTGCTCGAGCTCTCCGGACCCGGCCGCAACGTCGACTTCATCACGATCGACGGCGGCGAGGGCGGCACCGGTGCCGCCCCGCTGGTCTTCACGGACTCGGTCTCCCTGCCCTACCGGCTCGGCTTCACCAGCGTCTACAGGCTCTGGGCCGAAGCGGGCCGCACCGACGAGCTGACCTTCATCGGCTCGGCCAAGCTCGGCATCCCGGAGAACGCGATCGTGGCGTTCGCCCTCGGAGCGGACATGGTCAACACCGCGCGTGGCGCGATGCTGGCGCTCGGCTGCATCCAGGCGCAGAAGTGCCACACCGACCACTGCCCGACCGGTGTCGCCACCCAGAACCCGTGGCTGACCCACGGGCTCGACCCGACCGACAAGTCGGTGCGCGTCGCCAACTACCTGAAGACCATGCGACGCGACCTGCTCAAGGTCTCCGAGGCATGCGGTGTCGCCCACCCGGGCCTGCTCACCGTCGACGACATCGACATCGTCAACGGGGTCCGCTCCAAGCGGCCGCTCGGCGACGTCTATGACTACAAGCCCGGCTGGGGCATGCCGTCCGAGGCGATCCAGCGCGAGATCAGCGACATCATGCGTCCGCGGCTGCCCGTGGACAAGGCCGCGCCGACGACGTGA
- the cysS gene encoding cysteine--tRNA ligase: MALRIYDTARRDVVDFVPLVEGQAGVYVCGLTVQSEPHVGHIRSGVNFDVLRRWLEVSGYAVTFIRNTTDIDDKILTKSAEQGRPWFNLAYDMHRELTRAYAALNVLPPTYEPAATGHIPEMVELIELLIARGHAYAAPDGSGDVYFDVRSWQAYGELTHQKVADMEAAADADPRGKRDPRDFALWKGRKDSEPETASWPSPWGRGRPGWHIECSAMAGKYLGTAFDIHGGGVDLRFPHHENEQAQSRAAGHDFATYWMHNAWITTAGEKMSKSLGNSLLVPSVLERVRPIELRFYMVAAHYRSNVEFSFEALEEAAVGFQRIEHFLGRAGNPAASDELRAGFVDAMDDDLGTPAAVAVIYDAVRDGNKLLAEGDATGASSIAADVRAMLDVLGLDPADSAWGSTASGTTDKLTAAVDVLVAGLLDQRQAARAAKDFAAADEIRDRIKSAGIEIEDTPNGPKWSLEAGNL; this comes from the coding sequence GTGGCACTCAGGATCTATGACACGGCACGACGCGACGTCGTCGACTTCGTCCCCCTCGTCGAGGGGCAGGCGGGCGTCTACGTCTGCGGCCTGACCGTCCAGTCCGAGCCCCACGTCGGCCACATCCGCTCGGGTGTGAACTTCGACGTCCTGCGCCGCTGGCTCGAGGTCTCGGGCTACGCCGTCACGTTCATCCGCAACACCACGGACATCGACGACAAGATCCTGACCAAGTCGGCTGAGCAGGGTCGCCCCTGGTTCAACCTCGCCTACGACATGCACCGCGAGCTCACTCGCGCCTATGCCGCGCTCAACGTCCTGCCCCCGACGTACGAGCCCGCCGCCACCGGCCACATCCCCGAGATGGTCGAGCTGATCGAGCTTCTGATTGCCCGGGGCCACGCGTACGCCGCGCCCGACGGCAGCGGTGACGTCTACTTCGACGTCCGCTCCTGGCAGGCCTACGGCGAGCTGACGCACCAGAAGGTCGCCGACATGGAAGCCGCTGCTGACGCCGACCCGCGCGGCAAGCGCGACCCCCGCGACTTCGCCCTGTGGAAGGGTCGCAAGGACTCCGAGCCGGAGACCGCTTCCTGGCCCTCCCCGTGGGGCCGCGGCCGCCCGGGCTGGCACATCGAGTGCTCGGCCATGGCCGGCAAGTACCTCGGCACCGCCTTCGACATCCACGGCGGCGGCGTCGACCTGCGCTTCCCCCACCACGAGAACGAGCAGGCCCAGTCCCGCGCCGCAGGCCACGACTTCGCGACGTACTGGATGCACAACGCGTGGATCACCACCGCCGGCGAGAAGATGAGCAAGTCGCTCGGCAACTCGCTCCTCGTCCCCAGTGTCCTGGAGCGGGTCCGCCCGATCGAGCTGCGGTTCTACATGGTCGCCGCGCACTACCGCTCCAACGTCGAGTTCAGCTTCGAGGCACTTGAGGAGGCTGCGGTCGGCTTCCAGCGGATCGAGCACTTCCTCGGGCGCGCGGGCAACCCGGCCGCCTCCGACGAGCTGCGTGCCGGCTTCGTCGACGCGATGGACGACGACCTCGGCACTCCCGCGGCCGTCGCCGTGATCTACGACGCCGTCCGTGACGGCAACAAGCTCCTCGCGGAGGGTGACGCCACCGGCGCGAGCAGCATCGCCGCCGACGTCCGCGCCATGCTCGACGTGCTGGGCCTCGACCCCGCCGATTCCGCCTGGGGCAGCACCGCCTCCGGCACCACCGACAAGCTCACCGCCGCCGTCGACGTCCTCGTCGCCGGCCTCCTCGATCAGCGCCAGGCTGCGCGCGCCGCGAAGGACTTCGCGGCCGCCGACGAGATCCGTGACCGGATCAAGTCCGCCGGCATCGAGATCGAGGACACCCCCAACGGCCCGAAGTGGTCACTAGAAGCAGGGAACCTCTGA
- a CDS encoding uracil-DNA glycosylase: MAADWAAALAPVEGRIADMGQFLRSELAAGRGYQPSGERVFRAFRKPLAELKVLIVGQDPYPNPQHPVGLSFSVERHVRPLPPSLANIYKELETDLGITPVDHGDLSAWADQGVMLLNRVLTVQPGASNSHRGKGWEDITSCAIDAIAARGGPRAAILWGNDARRLAPQLAAGGIGCVESAHPSPLSAYRGFFGSRPFSQVNALLAQQGGSPVDWSLGN; encoded by the coding sequence ATGGCCGCCGACTGGGCCGCTGCGCTGGCGCCCGTTGAGGGACGCATCGCGGACATGGGGCAGTTCCTGCGCTCGGAGCTTGCCGCGGGCCGGGGCTACCAGCCGAGTGGCGAGCGGGTGTTCCGCGCGTTCCGGAAGCCGCTCGCCGAGCTCAAGGTGCTCATCGTCGGTCAGGATCCCTACCCGAATCCGCAGCATCCGGTGGGGCTGAGCTTCTCGGTGGAGCGGCACGTGCGGCCACTCCCGCCGAGCCTCGCGAACATCTACAAGGAGCTGGAGACCGACCTGGGCATCACTCCGGTCGACCACGGGGACCTCAGCGCGTGGGCCGACCAGGGCGTCATGCTGCTCAACAGGGTGCTGACCGTCCAGCCCGGCGCCTCGAACTCCCACCGCGGCAAGGGGTGGGAAGACATCACCTCCTGCGCCATCGACGCGATCGCGGCGCGAGGCGGTCCGAGGGCGGCGATCCTCTGGGGCAACGACGCGCGCCGGCTGGCGCCACAGCTCGCGGCCGGCGGGATCGGTTGCGTCGAATCGGCACACCCGTCGCCACTCTCGGCATACCGGGGGTTCTTCGGCTCGCGACCCTTCAGCCAGGTGAACGCCCTCCTGGCGCAGCAGGGCGGAAGCCCGGTCGACTGGTCGCTCGGGAATTAA
- a CDS encoding alpha/beta fold hydrolase: MDLIPKPDQVVSAASNVAHKVLYGGLADLRPMPRTLIDEGPLREVYHYRPAPGVKPSGDPVLLVMPLAAPSSCYDLRRGCSLVEHLVGEGRPTYLVEYGEVSFKDRNLGFEHWIDDVLPSAIDAVHQHTQGRPVHLVAWSLGGIFSLLSAAAHPKLPVASITTLGSPWDVSKVPAIAPLRPLLNANLPDALKVVTKGYQLMGGAPKPLVRWAFQISAVDKVITKPLVKIQHLDDTEFLAQLEAVDAFGRNMIAYPGRTFGQLYHRVVRNNELKTGRLVTDERTIDVRDVKVPVMVMGGENDGIAPIAAVRPIVAMLKGSPAVRWEAVPGGHLGMVTGRAARRTTWPLIDAWVDQWSTPGDSRIGIGANPQRRYKSTGSRALKG; encoded by the coding sequence ATGGATCTGATCCCCAAGCCCGATCAGGTCGTCTCCGCAGCAAGCAACGTGGCACACAAGGTGCTGTACGGCGGACTGGCCGACCTGCGTCCGATGCCGCGCACGCTCATCGATGAGGGCCCTCTCCGCGAGGTCTACCACTACCGCCCCGCGCCGGGCGTGAAGCCATCGGGCGATCCGGTCCTCCTGGTCATGCCGCTCGCCGCTCCGTCGAGCTGCTACGACCTGCGTCGCGGATGCTCGCTCGTCGAGCACCTGGTCGGCGAGGGCCGGCCCACCTACCTCGTCGAGTACGGCGAGGTCTCGTTCAAGGACCGCAACCTCGGCTTCGAGCACTGGATCGACGACGTGCTGCCCTCCGCGATCGACGCCGTCCACCAGCACACACAGGGCCGCCCGGTGCACCTGGTCGCGTGGAGCCTCGGCGGCATCTTCTCGCTGCTCTCGGCGGCCGCCCATCCGAAGCTGCCGGTCGCCTCGATCACCACCCTCGGGTCGCCCTGGGACGTCAGCAAGGTGCCGGCGATCGCTCCGCTGCGCCCGCTGCTCAACGCCAACCTGCCCGACGCGCTCAAGGTCGTCACCAAGGGCTACCAGCTCATGGGTGGCGCCCCGAAGCCGCTGGTCCGTTGGGCCTTCCAGATCTCGGCGGTCGACAAGGTGATCACCAAGCCCCTGGTGAAGATCCAGCACCTCGACGACACCGAGTTCCTTGCGCAGCTCGAGGCCGTCGATGCCTTCGGGCGCAACATGATCGCCTATCCGGGTCGCACGTTCGGACAGCTCTATCACCGCGTCGTACGCAACAACGAGCTGAAGACCGGCCGGCTCGTCACCGACGAACGCACCATCGACGTGCGCGACGTGAAGGTGCCCGTGATGGTGATGGGCGGCGAGAACGACGGCATCGCACCGATCGCCGCCGTCCGCCCGATCGTCGCGATGCTGAAGGGCTCTCCTGCCGTGCGCTGGGAGGCCGTTCCCGGAGGCCACCTCGGCATGGTCACCGGCCGCGCGGCTCGGCGTACGACGTGGCCGCTGATCGACGCCTGGGTGGACCAGTGGTCCACCCCCGGCGACTCACGCATCGGCATCGGGGCCAACCCGCAGCGCCGCTACAAGTCGACCGGATCGCGAGCGCTCAAGGGATGA